Proteins from a single region of Catenulispora acidiphila DSM 44928:
- a CDS encoding ABC transporter ATP-binding protein, producing the protein MESTPAQPLTSRPKVPDDPKSGAFASLRRLTPFIRPYRVQMILMTLSALGATLVGVAVPLLTKDLIDGPIAHHDKAALWPLGGLVLLFGVAEATLFWLRRWFLQRAALGIEADIRNAFYRHLQKLPVAFHDSWQSGQLVSRVSGDINSLRRFFGFALIFLVVNGATFLLVGGALVFIHAVMGLIIYAAAVPLILYGRLADRRYHRQSRAAQDQAGDVATLVEESALGIRAVKAFGRQDLLFARFDERAQTLRRLELTKIRTLSELWAVFAAQPQLVLSLCVLIGAYAVSTGALSLGTLVAFISLYLTLLWPIESMAWLMAQSQEANSAAERVLEVLDTVPNIADAAATVRPRPASAGELVFEDVSFTYPNSDRPVISGFDLRVAPGETVALVGPTGCGKTTLTALVPRLYDATAGRVLVDGVDVRDLPLAELRRKVACAFEDPTLFSASVRENLTMGVPDASEEQIEEAIEVAQAGFVNELPWALDTRVGEQGLTLSGGQRQRVALARAVLGRPSILVLDDPLSALDIHTEGKVEEALHSVLRGTTGLVVAHRPSTVLLADRVVLLTPPGPRGTTIAAVGTHQELLRTCPAYRDILSQTSDLVEEELAEVSR; encoded by the coding sequence ATGATCCTGATGACCCTGTCCGCCCTCGGGGCGACGCTCGTCGGCGTCGCCGTCCCGCTGCTCACCAAGGACCTGATCGACGGCCCGATCGCGCACCACGACAAGGCCGCGCTGTGGCCGCTGGGCGGCCTGGTCCTGCTGTTCGGCGTCGCCGAGGCCACGCTGTTCTGGCTCCGCCGCTGGTTCCTGCAACGCGCCGCCCTGGGCATCGAGGCCGACATCCGGAACGCCTTCTACCGCCACCTGCAGAAGCTGCCCGTGGCCTTCCACGACTCCTGGCAGTCCGGTCAGCTGGTCTCGCGGGTGTCCGGCGACATCAACAGCCTGCGCCGGTTCTTCGGCTTCGCGCTGATCTTCCTGGTGGTCAACGGCGCCACCTTCCTGCTCGTCGGCGGCGCCCTGGTCTTCATCCACGCGGTGATGGGCCTGATCATCTACGCCGCCGCCGTCCCGCTGATCCTCTACGGCCGCCTGGCCGACCGCCGCTACCACCGGCAGTCCCGCGCCGCCCAGGACCAGGCCGGCGACGTCGCGACCCTGGTCGAGGAGTCCGCGCTCGGGATCCGCGCGGTCAAGGCGTTCGGCCGCCAGGACCTGCTGTTCGCGCGCTTCGACGAGCGGGCGCAGACGCTGCGCCGGCTGGAGCTCACGAAGATCAGGACCCTGTCGGAGCTGTGGGCGGTCTTCGCCGCGCAGCCGCAGCTGGTGCTCTCGCTGTGCGTCCTGATCGGCGCCTACGCGGTGTCCACCGGCGCGCTGTCCCTGGGCACGCTGGTCGCCTTCATCTCGCTCTACCTGACGCTCCTGTGGCCGATCGAGTCCATGGCCTGGCTGATGGCGCAGAGCCAGGAGGCGAACTCCGCCGCCGAGCGCGTGCTCGAGGTCCTGGACACGGTCCCGAACATCGCCGACGCCGCCGCGACCGTCCGCCCGCGTCCCGCCAGCGCGGGCGAGCTGGTCTTCGAAGACGTCAGCTTCACCTACCCCAACTCCGACCGGCCGGTCATCTCCGGGTTCGACCTGCGCGTCGCGCCCGGCGAGACCGTCGCGCTGGTCGGCCCGACCGGCTGCGGCAAGACCACGCTCACCGCGCTGGTGCCCCGCCTGTACGACGCCACGGCGGGGCGGGTGCTGGTCGACGGCGTCGACGTCCGCGACCTCCCGCTGGCCGAGCTGCGCCGCAAGGTGGCGTGCGCCTTCGAGGACCCGACGCTGTTCTCCGCCTCGGTGCGCGAGAACCTCACCATGGGCGTCCCCGACGCCTCCGAGGAGCAGATCGAGGAGGCGATCGAGGTCGCGCAGGCCGGCTTCGTCAACGAGCTGCCCTGGGCGCTCGACACCCGGGTGGGGGAGCAGGGCCTCACCCTGTCCGGCGGGCAGCGGCAGCGGGTCGCGCTGGCTCGCGCGGTGCTGGGGCGGCCCTCGATCCTGGTGCTGGACGACCCGCTCTCGGCGCTCGACATCCACACCGAGGGCAAGGTCGAGGAAGCGCTGCACAGCGTGCTGCGCGGGACCACCGGACTGGTGGTCGCGCACCGGCCCTCCACGGTCCTGCTCGCCGACCGCGTGGTGCTGCTCACGCCGCCGGGACCGCGGGGCACGACGATCGCGGCCGTCGGCACACACCAGGAGCTGCTGCGCACCTGTCCGGCCTACCGCGACATCCTGTCGCAGACCTCTGACCTGGTCGAGGAAGAACTCGCGGAGGTGTCCCGATGA
- a CDS encoding ABC transporter ATP-binding protein produces the protein MTTTTTDWRGVATEKKDDLPDNSGIRLRARSRRLLAELVRPHRRELIFCTGMVLVQTVFNMAGPYLVSIGIDRGIPALRRGDWGPITAIFVAMVISAILASGLRAVFLNKVGRIGQTMLLNLRRMVFTKFQALPLAFHENYTSGRVISRLTSDPDALNDLIDNGLDGLLDAVLTVAGIGIMMAVLDVPLTLVVVLAFPLMLLLMRWFSRHSAVAYRRTRETIAALIVHFVETCNGIRAVKAFRREPRNEEIFGQLNNEFRAANARAMNLLAIFIPGMKTIAAFTTAAVVVYGGLRVMDGDVQIGVLVGFVLYLRRFFNPLEDIAMFYNSFQSGTAALEKLSGVLQEANELPEPADPKPLPSPLQGRVSFDNVTFAYPKRESDASSASGVEAEAEDIGTGGKVILPLLDLQVPAGQTVALVGATGAGKSTLARLLCRFYDPQDGAVRVDGVDVRDLKDGDLRRAVVMVTQENFLFAGSVADNIAFGRPDAGRAEIEAAARAIGAHDFISALPDGYDTDVKKRGGRLSAGQRQLVAFARAFIADPAVLVLDEATSSLDVPSERMVQRALRTILADRTALIIAHRLSTVEIADRVLVMEDGVIVEDGAPAALLEAGTGRFAGLHEAWRESLV, from the coding sequence ATGACGACGACGACCACCGACTGGCGCGGCGTCGCCACCGAGAAGAAGGACGACCTGCCCGACAACTCCGGCATCCGGCTGCGGGCGCGCAGCCGCCGGCTGCTCGCCGAGCTGGTCCGCCCGCATCGCAGGGAGCTGATCTTCTGTACCGGCATGGTCCTGGTGCAGACGGTCTTCAACATGGCCGGTCCCTACCTGGTCTCGATCGGCATCGACCGCGGCATCCCGGCGCTGCGGCGCGGGGACTGGGGTCCGATCACCGCCATCTTCGTGGCGATGGTGATCAGCGCGATCCTGGCCTCCGGACTGCGCGCGGTCTTCCTGAACAAGGTCGGGCGCATCGGCCAGACCATGCTGCTGAACCTGCGCCGCATGGTGTTCACCAAGTTCCAGGCGCTGCCGCTGGCGTTCCACGAGAACTACACCTCCGGGCGCGTGATCAGCCGGCTGACCTCCGATCCGGACGCCCTGAACGACCTGATCGACAACGGTCTGGACGGGCTGCTGGACGCGGTGCTGACGGTCGCCGGCATCGGGATCATGATGGCGGTGCTGGACGTTCCGCTGACCCTGGTGGTGGTCCTGGCCTTCCCGCTGATGCTGCTGCTGATGCGCTGGTTCTCCCGGCACTCCGCGGTCGCCTACCGCCGGACCCGGGAGACGATCGCGGCGCTGATCGTGCACTTCGTCGAGACCTGCAACGGGATCCGCGCGGTGAAGGCGTTCCGCCGCGAGCCGCGCAACGAGGAGATCTTCGGGCAGCTGAACAACGAGTTCCGCGCCGCCAACGCCCGCGCGATGAACCTGCTGGCGATCTTCATCCCCGGGATGAAGACCATCGCGGCGTTCACCACCGCGGCGGTCGTGGTCTACGGCGGTCTGCGCGTGATGGACGGCGACGTCCAGATCGGCGTGCTGGTGGGCTTCGTGCTGTACCTGCGGCGGTTCTTCAACCCGCTGGAGGACATCGCGATGTTCTACAACTCCTTCCAGAGCGGGACGGCTGCGCTGGAGAAGCTGTCCGGCGTCCTGCAGGAGGCCAACGAGCTGCCCGAGCCGGCCGACCCGAAGCCGCTGCCCTCGCCGCTGCAGGGGAGGGTCTCGTTCGACAACGTCACCTTCGCCTACCCCAAGCGGGAGTCGGACGCGTCCTCGGCGTCGGGGGTCGAGGCGGAGGCCGAGGACATCGGGACCGGCGGCAAGGTGATCCTGCCGCTGCTGGACCTCCAGGTCCCGGCGGGCCAGACCGTGGCCCTGGTCGGCGCGACCGGGGCGGGCAAGTCCACCCTGGCGCGCCTGCTGTGCCGCTTCTACGACCCGCAGGACGGCGCCGTGCGCGTCGACGGCGTGGACGTGCGCGACCTGAAAGACGGCGACCTGCGCCGCGCCGTGGTGATGGTGACGCAGGAGAACTTCCTGTTCGCCGGCTCCGTCGCGGACAACATCGCCTTCGGCCGCCCGGACGCCGGCCGCGCCGAGATCGAGGCGGCGGCCCGGGCCATCGGCGCGCACGACTTCATCAGCGCCCTGCCGGACGGCTACGACACGGACGTCAAGAAGCGCGGCGGCCGCCTGTCCGCCGGCCAGCGCCAACTGGTCGCCTTCGCCCGCGCCTTCATCGCCGACCCGGCGGTCCTGGTCCTGGACGAGGCCACCAGCTCCCTGGACGTCCCCAGCGAGCGCATGGTCCAGCGCGCCCTGCGCACGATCCTGGCCGACCGCACGGCCCTGATCATCGCCCACCGCCTGTCCACGGTCGAGATCGCCGACCGCGTCCTGGTGATGGAGGACGGCGTCATCGTCGAGGACGGCGCGCCGGCCGCCCTGCTGGAGGCCGGGACCGGCCGCTTCGCCGGGCTGCACGAGGCGTGGCGGGAGTCGCTGGTGTAG
- a CDS encoding aggregation-promoting factor C-terminal-like domain-containing protein: MSGISGSGSGRHVASHAKPGAMTHAKGKVKTAAAVTSVLAVSGGVATAFHLHQDGLRNSAEAASQDSNTSAAAAAANALAARAGTNAANRDLQRPSLGQSSTPGTPSSSQPSSAQSPSTPASSSSSTPAPPASSSSTPIPLPSKPLTTPTPTKTSTPIPTKTTTTPTSSSSSSSSSTTNMGYNATPAQAKAMAESIVPSSQFLCFSNIIERESSWNVHATNPSSGAYGLGQALPGDKMASMGSEWRNSALVQIKWALSYMTGRYGSPCAAWAFWQAHDWY, from the coding sequence TTGTCCGGCATATCCGGCTCCGGCTCCGGCAGACACGTCGCGAGCCACGCCAAGCCCGGGGCGATGACCCATGCCAAGGGCAAGGTCAAGACCGCGGCCGCGGTGACCAGCGTCCTCGCGGTCAGCGGCGGCGTCGCCACCGCTTTCCACCTGCACCAGGACGGGCTGCGCAACAGCGCCGAGGCCGCTTCCCAGGACTCGAACACGTCCGCCGCCGCGGCTGCCGCCAACGCACTGGCGGCCCGCGCCGGCACCAACGCCGCGAACCGCGATCTGCAGCGGCCGAGCCTGGGGCAGTCCTCGACGCCCGGCACGCCGTCCAGCTCGCAGCCGAGTTCGGCGCAGAGCCCGAGCACCCCGGCCAGCTCCTCCAGCAGCACGCCGGCTCCGCCCGCGTCATCCTCGAGCACGCCGATCCCGCTGCCGAGCAAGCCGCTGACGACGCCGACGCCGACGAAGACCTCGACGCCGATCCCGACCAAGACCACGACGACGCCGACCTCGTCGAGCTCCAGTTCCTCCAGCTCGACGACGAACATGGGCTACAACGCCACGCCCGCGCAGGCCAAGGCGATGGCCGAGTCGATCGTGCCGTCCAGCCAGTTCCTGTGCTTCTCGAACATCATCGAGCGCGAGTCGAGCTGGAACGTCCACGCCACCAACCCGTCCTCCGGCGCCTATGGCCTCGGCCAGGCGCTGCCCGGCGACAAGATGGCCTCGATGGGCTCGGAGTGGCGCAACAGCGCCCTGGTGCAGATCAAGTGGGCGCTGTCCTACATGACGGGGCGCTACGGCTCGCCGTGCGCCGCGTGGGCCTTCTGGCAGGCCCACGACTGGTACTGA
- a CDS encoding 2-dehydropantoate 2-reductase, whose protein sequence is MADIAVVGPGAIGSVAALAAQQTGRHSVTLCARRDPGALRVVDDVSGGVTDLEAPILTSPAEVTGPADWVLLAVKAHQTDGAAGYLDALCKPSTTVVALQNGVEHVERVAPYVNDAQVLPAIVWISAEPTGPGEVTVRNNISSLLQVPAGPAGEEFARLLEGASAVEVELVSDFTTAAWRKLTTNAIAGVMAVTGRRAAIYQRPDVRELALALAQETLAVARAEGAALPESEAEALVGIFERMDPDIGSSILFDRLAGRELEWDARNGVVRRLGRRHGIPTPVSDVLVPLLSAASDG, encoded by the coding sequence ATGGCGGACATAGCGGTGGTGGGGCCTGGCGCTATCGGTTCGGTCGCGGCGTTGGCCGCGCAGCAGACCGGGAGGCACTCCGTGACGCTGTGCGCGCGGCGTGATCCCGGGGCGCTGCGGGTGGTCGACGACGTCTCCGGCGGGGTGACCGACCTGGAGGCGCCGATCCTGACCTCCCCGGCCGAGGTGACCGGGCCGGCCGACTGGGTGCTGCTGGCGGTGAAGGCGCACCAGACCGACGGCGCCGCCGGGTATCTGGACGCGCTGTGCAAGCCGAGCACGACGGTCGTGGCGCTGCAGAACGGCGTCGAGCACGTCGAGCGCGTCGCGCCGTACGTGAACGACGCGCAGGTGCTCCCGGCCATCGTCTGGATCAGCGCCGAGCCGACCGGACCCGGCGAGGTCACGGTCCGCAACAACATCTCCTCGCTGCTGCAGGTCCCGGCCGGACCCGCCGGCGAGGAGTTCGCGCGGCTGCTGGAAGGCGCCTCGGCGGTCGAGGTGGAGCTGGTCTCGGACTTCACCACCGCGGCCTGGCGCAAGCTGACGACCAACGCCATCGCCGGCGTGATGGCGGTGACCGGCCGGCGCGCGGCGATCTATCAGCGCCCGGATGTCCGGGAACTGGCTCTGGCGCTGGCACAGGAGACGCTGGCGGTGGCCCGGGCCGAAGGCGCGGCGCTGCCGGAGAGCGAGGCCGAGGCGCTGGTCGGCATCTTCGAGCGGATGGACCCCGACATCGGGTCCTCGATCCTGTTCGACCGGCTCGCCGGCCGGGAGCTGGAGTGGGACGCGCGCAACGGCGTGGTGCGCCGTCTGGGGCGGCGGCACGGGATCCCGACGCCGGTGTCCGACGTTCTGGTCCCGCTGTTGTCCGCCGCCTCAGACGGCTGA
- a CDS encoding peptide MFS transporter, with the protein MTTHDVPSPAQGLPPQDEDRAFFGHPKGLQTLFATEFWERYSFYGMRGLLVLFLTDTAAHHGLGLSQEAGNSFYGIYNSLVYLMAVPGGWIADRVWGARRSVLWGGIIIALGHYVMAIPTAATSFLGLGLIVLGTGLLKPNISAQVGGLYHQHDKRRDAGFTIFYMAINMGAFLAPLTAGWVGQHINYHLGFGIAAIGMTFAVVWYVVEGKHLGTVGLRPPKPITPPELRRSLRAGAVIVAIVLAIVLGWMAITEWSVSAFADGLAAPIIATPFVYFGYMFSRGGLSAGERPKLMAFVAFFIGATVFWMIYDQSGSQLNLFAADKTDLSIFGWEMPSVWLQSANPFYIMVFAPVFAGMWQRLGDRAPRTSVKFALGLVVIGCSFFVMSIAGKDATPTHRVSIVFLAVTYLLQTIGELCLSPVGLSVTTQLAPARFAGQMLGLWFLATATGNALNVYVTKLSTVMSDFTYFLTLGAVAAGIGVLVFLASPVINRLMGDVR; encoded by the coding sequence ATGACGACCCACGACGTTCCGTCCCCCGCCCAGGGCCTGCCGCCGCAGGATGAGGACCGAGCGTTCTTCGGTCACCCCAAGGGATTGCAGACGCTGTTCGCGACCGAGTTCTGGGAGCGGTACAGCTTCTACGGCATGCGCGGGCTGCTGGTGCTGTTCCTCACCGACACCGCGGCGCACCACGGCCTGGGGCTCTCGCAGGAGGCCGGCAACAGCTTCTACGGCATCTACAACAGCCTGGTCTACCTGATGGCAGTCCCCGGCGGCTGGATCGCCGACCGGGTCTGGGGCGCCAGACGCTCGGTGCTGTGGGGCGGCATCATCATCGCGCTGGGCCACTACGTAATGGCCATCCCCACCGCGGCGACCTCGTTCCTGGGGCTGGGACTGATCGTGCTGGGCACCGGGCTGCTCAAGCCGAACATCTCGGCGCAGGTCGGCGGGCTCTACCACCAGCACGACAAGCGGCGGGACGCCGGATTCACGATCTTCTACATGGCGATCAACATGGGCGCGTTCCTGGCGCCGCTGACCGCCGGCTGGGTCGGCCAGCACATCAACTACCACCTGGGCTTCGGGATCGCGGCGATCGGCATGACGTTCGCGGTCGTCTGGTACGTCGTCGAGGGCAAGCACCTGGGCACCGTCGGGCTGCGCCCGCCGAAGCCGATCACGCCGCCGGAGCTGCGGCGCTCGCTGCGGGCCGGCGCGGTGATCGTCGCGATCGTGCTGGCGATCGTGCTGGGCTGGATGGCGATCACCGAGTGGTCGGTCTCGGCGTTCGCCGACGGGCTGGCCGCGCCGATCATCGCCACGCCGTTCGTCTACTTCGGCTACATGTTCAGCCGCGGCGGGCTGAGCGCCGGGGAGCGGCCCAAGCTGATGGCGTTCGTCGCCTTCTTCATCGGCGCGACCGTGTTCTGGATGATCTACGACCAGTCCGGCAGCCAGCTGAACCTGTTCGCCGCGGACAAGACCGACCTGTCGATCTTCGGCTGGGAGATGCCCTCGGTGTGGCTGCAGTCGGCGAACCCTTTCTACATCATGGTGTTCGCGCCGGTCTTCGCCGGGATGTGGCAGCGCCTGGGCGACCGGGCGCCGCGGACCTCGGTGAAGTTCGCGCTCGGGCTGGTGGTGATCGGCTGCTCGTTCTTCGTGATGAGCATCGCCGGCAAGGACGCCACACCGACGCACCGCGTCTCGATCGTCTTCCTGGCGGTCACCTACCTGCTGCAGACGATCGGCGAGCTGTGCCTGTCCCCGGTCGGGCTGTCGGTGACCACGCAGCTGGCGCCGGCCCGGTTCGCCGGGCAGATGCTGGGGCTGTGGTTCCTGGCCACCGCCACGGGCAACGCGCTCAACGTGTACGTCACCAAGCTCAGCACCGTGATGAGCGACTTCACCTACTTCCTGACGCTGGGCGCCGTGGCGGCGGGCATCGGCGTGCTGGTGTTCCTCGCCTCGCCGGTCATCAACCGGCTGATGGGGGATGTGCGGTAG
- a CDS encoding response regulator transcription factor, giving the protein MTRVLLAEDDAAISEPLARALRREGYEVTVRADGPGALLAGQSGVDLVVLDLGLPGMDGLEVCRRLRADGHTFPVLVLTARADEVDTVVGLDAGADDYVTKPFRLAELLARVRALLRRGTPDLGNGVHGVRIDIESHRAYLGDQELNLTAKEFDLLRVLVREVGRVVTRDQLMREVWDTTWWSSTKTLDMHISWLRKKLGDEASRPRFITTVRGVGFRFERG; this is encoded by the coding sequence ATGACCCGTGTACTGCTCGCCGAGGACGACGCCGCCATTTCCGAACCGCTGGCGCGGGCGCTTCGACGCGAGGGCTACGAGGTCACCGTCCGGGCGGACGGTCCAGGCGCCCTTCTGGCCGGGCAGAGCGGCGTCGACCTGGTCGTTCTCGACCTGGGCCTGCCGGGCATGGACGGCCTGGAGGTCTGCCGCCGGCTGCGCGCCGACGGCCACACCTTCCCCGTCTTGGTGTTGACAGCGCGCGCCGACGAGGTGGACACCGTGGTCGGGCTGGACGCCGGCGCCGACGACTACGTCACCAAGCCCTTCCGGCTGGCCGAGCTGCTGGCCCGGGTCCGCGCGCTGCTCCGGCGCGGCACCCCCGACCTGGGCAACGGCGTGCACGGCGTCCGGATAGACATCGAGTCGCACCGCGCCTACCTGGGCGACCAGGAGCTGAACCTGACCGCCAAGGAGTTCGACCTGCTCCGGGTGCTGGTCCGCGAGGTCGGCCGGGTGGTCACCCGGGACCAGCTGATGCGCGAGGTCTGGGACACCACCTGGTGGTCCTCCACCAAGACCCTGGACATGCACATCTCCTGGTTGCGCAAGAAGCTCGGCGACGAGGCCTCCCGCCCGCGGTTCATCACCACGGTGCGCGGCGTCGGCTTCCGCTTCGAGCGCGGTTAG
- a CDS encoding sensor histidine kinase → MRRRLVSSTFLVVMMVVILLGVPLAVLEVRSVDTSTKSVLATESRMLAQTVSMLVSKASLDGTNSGPLSDYDTDLQHMIARTHDATIDVDGQSPIQINSALPPGAPAFSVTYEMDGVLRNVGVRVTVQAPRAPAEDQIRGSMYLIGGVALAVLVAATGLAYLQARRLTKPLEELAATAERLGSGDPRPRHRRYGISELDRVAEVIDSSADRISTMLGAERRLAAEASHELRTPLAALSMRLEEIITLADDPQTVRDEAEVALSQVERLTDVVQRLLTTVRTHRRSDLAVPIEVDTVIRQQVHEWRPAYQSMRRGIVVSGERRLMAMATPGAFSQILSTLLENSLIHGAGTVTVHTRAVGGSVVVEVGDEGDGIAPDLEAKLFERGASSRGSTGLGLAVARELAEADGGRLNLVLQRPAVFAVFLTEHSPLSVIAR, encoded by the coding sequence GTGCGCCGCCGCCTGGTCTCCTCCACGTTCCTCGTGGTGATGATGGTCGTGATCCTGCTCGGAGTGCCGCTGGCGGTGCTCGAGGTGCGCTCGGTGGACACCAGCACCAAGTCGGTGCTGGCCACCGAGTCCCGGATGCTCGCCCAGACGGTCTCCATGCTGGTCAGCAAGGCCAGCCTGGACGGCACCAACTCCGGTCCGCTCAGCGACTACGACACCGACCTGCAGCACATGATCGCCCGCACCCACGACGCCACGATCGACGTCGACGGCCAGAGCCCGATCCAGATCAACTCCGCGCTGCCGCCCGGGGCGCCGGCCTTCAGCGTCACCTACGAGATGGACGGCGTGCTGCGCAACGTCGGCGTGCGCGTCACCGTCCAGGCGCCGCGCGCCCCGGCCGAGGACCAGATACGCGGCTCGATGTACCTGATCGGCGGGGTCGCGCTGGCGGTGCTGGTGGCCGCGACCGGCCTGGCCTACCTGCAGGCCCGCCGGCTCACCAAGCCGCTGGAGGAGCTGGCGGCCACCGCCGAGCGCCTGGGCTCCGGCGACCCGCGCCCCAGGCACCGCCGCTACGGCATCAGCGAGCTGGACCGGGTCGCCGAGGTCATCGACAGCTCGGCGGACCGGATCTCCACGATGCTCGGCGCCGAGCGCCGGCTGGCCGCCGAGGCCTCGCACGAGCTGCGCACGCCGCTGGCGGCGCTGTCGATGCGGCTGGAGGAGATCATCACCCTGGCCGACGACCCGCAGACCGTGCGCGACGAGGCCGAGGTGGCGCTGTCGCAGGTCGAGCGGCTCACCGACGTGGTGCAGCGGCTGCTGACCACGGTGCGCACCCACCGGCGCTCGGATCTGGCGGTGCCGATCGAGGTGGACACCGTGATCCGGCAGCAGGTCCACGAGTGGCGCCCGGCGTACCAGTCGATGCGGCGCGGGATCGTGGTCTCCGGAGAGCGGCGGCTGATGGCCATGGCGACCCCGGGCGCGTTCTCCCAGATCCTGTCCACGCTGCTGGAGAACTCCCTGATCCACGGCGCCGGGACGGTCACCGTGCACACCCGCGCGGTCGGCGGGTCGGTGGTGGTGGAGGTCGGCGACGAGGGCGACGGCATCGCGCCGGACCTGGAGGCCAAGCTCTTCGAGCGGGGCGCCTCCTCCCGCGGGTCCACCGGGCTGGGCCTGGCGGTGGCGCGGGAGTTGGCCGAGGCCGACGGCGGCCGGCTGAACCTGGTGCTTCAGCGGCCGGCGGTGTTCGCCGTCTTCCTCACGGAGCACTCGCCCTTGTCGGTGATTGCGCGCTGA
- a CDS encoding GtrA family protein: MLVAKVTSTVRKLYAEMFKFGVVGAVGVISDVSSSNLLWKYTGLSHTVASVGGTCVATITAYIGARYWVFRGRPDDARRREMAMFALISLVGLIIENSFVFVGDRILGFHSIEAANVAKFVLGLPVAGVFRFTTSHLIVFPEAAAVSEPADAAGTTATRGTTGTAGTAANSAEHRAADGPVPGQSPGPDSLGPKSLGPDDGFSAQSPTRASAP, encoded by the coding sequence GTGCTCGTTGCCAAGGTCACCTCGACAGTCCGCAAGCTCTACGCCGAGATGTTCAAGTTCGGTGTGGTCGGCGCTGTCGGGGTGATTTCTGATGTCAGCAGTTCCAATCTGCTGTGGAAGTACACCGGTCTGAGCCATACCGTCGCCTCCGTCGGCGGTACCTGCGTGGCCACGATCACCGCGTACATCGGCGCCCGCTACTGGGTGTTCCGCGGCCGGCCGGACGACGCCCGCCGCCGCGAGATGGCGATGTTCGCCCTCATCAGCCTGGTCGGCCTGATCATCGAGAACAGCTTCGTGTTCGTCGGCGACCGGATCCTGGGCTTCCACAGCATCGAGGCGGCCAACGTCGCCAAATTCGTGCTGGGCCTGCCGGTCGCCGGGGTGTTCCGGTTCACGACCTCGCATCTGATCGTCTTCCCCGAAGCCGCGGCGGTCTCCGAGCCGGCCGATGCTGCTGGGACCACCGCGACCCGTGGGACCACAGGAACCGCCGGGACCGCCGCGAACAGCGCCGAGCACCGCGCCGCCGACGGTCCGGTCCCCGGTCAGAGCCCGGGACCTGACAGCCTGGGACCCAAGAGCCTGGGACCCGACGACGGCTTCAGCGCGCAATCACCGACAAGGGCGAGTGCTCCGTGA